From one Pseudoliparis swirei isolate HS2019 ecotype Mariana Trench chromosome 5, NWPU_hadal_v1, whole genome shotgun sequence genomic stretch:
- the pde4dip gene encoding myomegalin isoform X11, whose protein sequence is MLDVVKMKEACRICARELCGNQRRWIFHPAAKLNLHVLLSHALGRELTRDGRGEFACSKCAFMLDRMYRFDTVIARVEALSLERLHKLLLEKDRLRQCIGGLYRKNNAAEEDGSAAPPGSVAAVAGTDAESEDSPVVDLSALQDGRYSDMIQHDLTYSVYESWADKEEPVLDHHHQCPGADSVSGQKPRRCRGCAVLRVADSDYEAVCKVPRSVGRRSTSCGPSTRYSTATPGVEDPARTSQESDAAMVTFESSSCELDTDKPMCDGTSPASSMESLDTAVDVSCLPVNHKERDERGPDEAPARRDTPWEKPPSEGSFSGFEMMLSLLRGWEYRPVKPQRGSKLPVLGKAKLDHGLSPPIRLRSPCGGPADCELDSHQPVPEIVTTCPQQELQAELDEMEEQWLDDYVPCGPFRFQQRLIDEQQSQLGQYESDAGQCVGELQKAQDQLRSLQTKIRESETRNQKLQEHLGEMELELRSTQEEAQRQERSIQNVTDAANSKETEAAELYRVIEEQNKMLFSLKDIANRSQLQQLQVSGADSFRGHGEVLALQAALFQAQLELQDGQRAQRQAGRTQEDLSRALRRLEKDLQGALQHRRDTERHNQDLQLALEKARSAMQEREEQRREAEGEREAQDGERERRIGELRTSLLTKEQLIENYCELLEDPKEKRDALLQKLRQRIKERDRALERAADDKFRSVEEKEEETRRLQLLLREKERDLERQRCVLSNNEETITSLEVLVRGRALELEQVCDAWRNVQRQPQESEARQSLILRERDGIISQLQAALHSRTQEAQDLRCSLLAQVQSAPCEILDELKIRLQLKDRLFQEVLANRTHQAQEHQAQVQDLLRTISSRDQYIQDSACRLGEVMTEQADRIQELRRQLSTGVGSRSDSGPDSSVDLQAVQEELCLALRRGKESQELSRSQASRVESLTRTLYVKEDIIRDFQRQMAEPSGLSLVERLTHEVQELRESLIQRDGPLARGPVPSRDRPDSRQPEVGELSSEDEGDADEGLDSECTESVDEEESKLRVQSVANTKASGGTGKPPSQDLLFEGQGLTEVKQLVEQKRAVERELGELKTQLEKAGFLSLSQMRRALFTLQAENGDLRHQLSEGPQRDSKQSEEEEEEEEEEEFDVTIEGAEEDEEEEEESSEMGDAWDGELSPSHTNIQTGDEQRANRPDSLHLLPNPSEDVPDSEPPAGAASSVKTVRMQQRSKELQERLMVSEATVQAQAEQLNDYRELLTETAVQQDSKQIQVDLQDMGYETCGRSENEAEREDASSPEFDDLEMCTSLDCGSQWWPAGSGSSSSSAFTKTTSQRSGDGDEMSSLQRLVEDLRSQLSRSQGVIRGLQTRLRSLSTSSDCGPSTPRKVNWSFQASPSQSGAEEDEGWQSSSDGGPLASPRHPHPDKGIRELVSRVDALEDQLRTGGKKPVSEDLKSATWPGKFDTLIQAQARELSHFRQRLREGRGVCSILTQHLGDTTKAFEELLRANDIDYYMGQSFRDQLAQGGALAQRVSAKISGRDQPEDPDEKTELLAIRLSKELQQKDKVIESLRTKLNQHHHSRSNTPCSSHALSDTTDQSDRISYVSDEHRSTDEDLDPYVDAAGEHGQRDTRASARVGTDCHSHSGAMSHHVSSLPPSIAYSPSAQSCFSCPSMRCPSSPHKPADMQSQTAPAPVFTSTPFQLSPSFFSSSSPTRREPLPFHPHPATLRTRYPGNGGVGFSLAEVHQELQMLQRQLGDNERFSTPQSKPLQGFPFAHQQPDSSAFLPPSYHGYQPSPFSSGLEAGSTMKAGSGLLESSALWDMSYGTRPVRLCADLSSGSSGYQSGTSNTDLMKEHLIEIRCLRQRLEDSIQTNERLRQQLEDRLAHPASEKGAPTNIYIQGLDSVGQLSSEIRLLKEENVSLQNQFKQTTREGSKDADQLRKAQLEAEMWAEQSRKLHAEAEARGQEVTELKQDRQKNQEAVNRLQHEVSVLQHQLCESRCLVHSLQSELQVHHRVCGVNTNTSAAGRASDGAKLGQGTVTFDPRELHLHLEQQLSGQADAQPRSRRQLFNESVPSPPVRDTGLISPSSPGAADRASTLQGQAPDGSFANRHGRHAVGHVDDFKALQQQILEGSALLRTMETAFYSLSAPQEFSLHQPSDPSSVIKLLSDTKTLREILEEAGALLRMFWRAALPTCEETKQDQSVGEEVVSLRLKLSEHEQALKDAMESVKSSNRTKDSMEHFIVSQLSRTRAVLTKAKTNMQENELRISSLRHASLPRSASFPSSSSSFTSSSFSSSSSHPWPGQGENKEGFCELAFSPGWGVMKPRASSSSSSFSPLQSRDRLSTSAPCSQPSCSAPAPSSSSGISLFEQKMQ, encoded by the exons GCTACTCGACAGCCACTCCGGGAGTCGAGGACCCCGCCAGAACCTCTCAAGAGTCTGATGCCGCAATGGTCACCTTTGAGTCCTCTTCATGCGAGTTGGACACGGATAAGCCCATGTGCGACGGGACGAGCCCGGCATCGTCCATGGAATCTCTGGACACCGCCGTGGACGTGAGCTGCCTTCCCGTGAACCACAAGGAAAGAGACGAAAGAGGTCCAGACGAGGCTCCAGCGAGAAGGGACACTCCCTGGGAGAAACCCCCAAGCGAGGGCTCCTTTTCTGGGTTTGAGATGATGCTGAGCCTCCTCAGGGGCTGGGAGTACCGGCCGGTGAAGCCCCAAAGGGGCAGCAAGCTCCCCGTTCTGGGCAAAGCCAAACTGGACCACGGCCTGTCGCCGCCCATCCGGCTGAGGTCGCCCTGTGGGGGGCCGGCCGACTGCGAGCTGGACTCCCACCAGCCCGTCCCGGAGATCGTGACCACGTGTCCCCAGCAGGAGCTGCAGGCGGAGCTGGACGAGATGGaggagcagtggctggatgATTATGTTCCGTGCGGCCCGTTCCGCTTTCAGCAG AGGCTGATCGACGAGCAGCAGAGCCAGCTCGGTCAGTACGAGAGCGATGCCGGTCAGTGTGTCGGCGAGCTGCAGAAGGCCCAGGACCAGCTGCGCTCGCTCCAAACCAAGATCCGAGAGAGCGAGACCAGGAACCAG aagctGCAGGAGCATCTCGGTGAGATGGAGTTGGAGCTGCGTTCGACCCAAGAGGAAGCCCAGCGGCAGGAGAGAAGCATCCAGAACGTCACTGATGCCGCCAACTCCAAGGAGACGGAG gctgcagagctgtATCGGGTGATTGAGGAGCAGAATAAGATGCTGTTTTCTCTCAAAGACATCGCCAACCGCagccagctgcagcagctgcag GTGTCGGGCGCGGACAGCTTCCGCGGTCACGGCGAGGTCCTGGCTCTGCAGGCGGCTCTCTTCCAGGCTCAGCTGGAGCTGCAGGACGGTCAGCGGGCGCAGCGGCAGGCGGGCCGGACCCAGGAGGACCTGAGCCGAGCCCTGCGGAGGCTGGAGAAggacctgcagggggcgctgcagcACAGGAGGGACACGGAGAGGCACAACCAG GATCTGCAGCTGGCTCTGGAGAAGGCCCGGTCGGCCatgcaggagagagaggagcaacgGAGGGAGgccgagggggagagagaggcgcaggacggggagagagagaggcgcatCGGAGAGCTGAGGACATCCCTGCTGACCAAAGAGCAGCTGATAGAG AACTACTGCGAGCTGTTGGAGGATCCAAAGGAGAAGAGAGACGCTCTGCTTCAGAAACTCCGCCAGCGCATCAAGGAGAGAGACCGAGCTCTTGAG CGAGCGGCGGACGACAAGTTCCGCAGcgtggaggagaaagaggaggagactcGTCGGCTTCAGCTGCTGCtccgagagaaggagagagacctGGAGAGGCAGCGCTGCGTCCTGTCAAACAACGAGGAGACCATCact agcctggaggtgctggtgcgcGGTCGGGCTTTGGAGCTGGAGCAGGTGTGCGACGCCTGGAGGAACGTCCAGCggcagccgcaggagagcgaAGCGAGACAGAGCCtcatcctgagagagagagacggcatcATCAGCCAGCTGCAGGCGGCACTGCACTCGCGCACGCAGGAGGCCCAG GACCTGCGCTGCTCCCTACTGGCTCAGGTCCAATCAGCTCCCTGCGAAattctggatgagctgaagATCCGCCTCCAGCTCAAGGACCGCCTCTTCCAGGAAGTGCTCGCGAACCGGACCCACCAAGCCCAGGAGCACCAGGCGCAAGTCCAGGATCTCCTCAGAACCATCAGCTCCAGGGACCAGTACATCCAG GACTCTGCCTGCCGGCTCGGTGAGGTGATGACCGAGCAGGCGGACAGGATCCAGGAGCTCCGCAGACAGCTGAGCACGGGTGTCGGATCGAGGTCCGACTCCGGACCGGACTCGTCTGTGGACCTCCAGGCGGTGCAGGAGGAGCTGTGTCTGGCTCTGAGGAGGGGCAAGGAGAGCCAGGAGCTGAGCAGGAgtcaggccagcagggtggagtcCCTCACCAGGACCCTGTATGTGAAGGAGGACATCATCAGG GACTTCCAGAGGCAGATGGCGGAGCCCTCCGGTCTCTCGCTGGTCGAGCGGTTGACCCACGAGGTCCAGGAGCTGAGAGAGAGCCTGATCCAGCGGGACGGTCCCCTAGCCAGAGGCCCCGTCCCGAGCCGAGACCGGCCCGACAGCAGGCAGCCCGAGGTTGGAG AGCTGAGCTCCGAGGACGAAGGTGATGCTGACGAGGGTCTGGACAGCGAGTGCACGGAGAGCGTTGACGAAGAGGAGTCCAAGCTGAGGGTCCAGTCCGTGGCCAACACCAAG GCCTCTGGAGGTACAGGAAAGCCTCCATCCCAGGACCTGTTGTTTGAAGGTCAGGGACTGACGGAGGTCAAACAGCTGGTGGAGCAGAAGAGGGCGGTGGAGCGAGAGCTGGGAGAGCTGAAGACTCAACTGGAGAAGGCCGGCTTCTTATCACTGTCACAGATGAG GAGAGCTCTGTTCACCCTGCAGGCAGAGAACGGAGATTTGAGGCACCAGCTGAGTGAAGGCCCACAGCGCGACAGTAaacagagtgaggaggaggaggaggaggaggaggaggaggagtttgatGTGACAATAGAAGGggcggaggaggatgaagaggaggaggaggaaagctcTGAGATGGGGGACGCTTGGGATGGCGAGCTGTCTCCGTCGCACACCAACATCCAGACCGGTGACGAGCAGAGAGCCAACCGGCCCGATTCACTGCACCTGCTCCCCAACCCCTcagag GATGTCCCGGACAGCGAGCCGCCGGCCGGCGCCGCGTCCTCCGTGAAGACGGTCCGCATGCAGCAGAGGAGCAAAGAGCTGCAGGAGAGGCTGATGGTGTCAGAGGCCACGGTGCAGGCTCAGGCCGAGCAGCTCAACGACTACCGGGAGCTGCTCA CGGAGACAGCAGTGCAGCAGGACAGCAAGCAGATCCAGGTGGACCTGCAGGACATGGGCTACGAGACCTGCGGCCGCAGTGAGAACGAGGCTGAGAGGGAGGACGCCAGCAGCCCAG AGTTTGATGACCTGGAGATGTGCACGTCTCTGGACTGCGGCTCCCAGTGGTGGCCCGccggcagcggcagcagcagcagctccgccTTCACTAAAACCACCAgccagaggtcaggcgacggagACGAGATGTCCTCTCTCCAGCGCCTGGTGGAGGACCTCCGCTCCCAACTGTCCCGTTCTCAGGGAGTGATCCGCGGGCTTCAGACCCGGCTTCggtccctctccacctccagcgACTGCGGGCCGTCCACGCCTCGCAAGGTCAACTGGTCCTTCCAGGCCTCGCCTTCCCAGAGCGGggcggaggaggacgagggctgGCAGTCCTCCTCCGACGGAGGCCCTCTGGCTTCGCCCCGCCACCCTCACCCGGACAAGGGCATCCGGGAGCTGGTGTCCCGCGTGGACGCACTGGAGGACCAGCTGAGGACAGGAGGCAAAAAGCCTGTCAGCGAGGACTTAAAGTCAGCCACCTGGCCGGG TAAATTCGACACGCTGATCCAGGCTCAGGCCAGAGAGCTGTCTCACTTCCGCCAGCGGctgagggaggggcggggcgtgTGCAGCATCCTCACCCAGCACCTGGGGGACACCACCAAGGCCTTCGAGGAGCTGCTGCGGGCCAACGACATCGACTACTACATGGGCCAGAGCTTCAGGGACCAGCTGGCTCAGGGCGGCGCTCTGGCGCAGCGGGTCAGCGCGAAGATCAGCGGAC GAGATCAACCTGAAGATCCAGATGAGAAGACCGAGCTGCTCGCCATCCG GCTTAGTAaggagctgcagcagaaagACAAGGTCATCGAGTCTCTCCGCACCAAACTAAACCAGCACCACCATTCGCGCTCCAACACGCCCTGCAGCAGCCACGCCCTCTCCGACACCACCGACCAATCGGATCGCATCTCCTATGTGTCCGACGAGCACAGGTCAACGGACGAGGACCTGGATCCGTACGTGGACGCTGCCGGCGAGCACGGTCAGAGGGACACGCGGGCGTCCGCCAGAGTCGGCACGG ATTGCCACTCCCACAGTGGCGCCATGTCCCATCATGTGTcatctctacctccatccaTCGCCTACTCCCCTAGCGCCCAGTCCTGCTTCAGCTGCCCCAGCATGCGTTGCCCCAGCTCGCCGCACAAGCCCGCGGACATGCAGAGCCAGACAG CTCCAGCTCCCGTCTTCACCTCTACCCCCTTCCAGCtttccccctccttcttctcctcctcttcccctacCCGAAGGGAACCTTTGCCCTTTCATCCCCACCCCGCAACCCTGCGCACCCGTTACCCAGGCAACGGCGGAGTGGGTTTCTCCCTGGCCGAGGTGCATCAGGAGCTGCAGATGTTACAAAGGCAGCTGGGAGACAATGAGA GGTTTTCCACTCCCCAGTCCAAACCTCTTCAGGGTTTCCCGTTTGCCCACCAGCAGCCCGACTCCTCGGCCTTCCTGCCTCCCTCCTACCACGGGTACCAGCCTTCTCCTTTCAGCAGCGGCCTGGAGGCCGGCTCGACAATGAAAGCGGGGTCCGGTCTGTTGGAGAGCAGTGCATTATGGGATATGAGCTACGGTACCCGGCCGGTGAGACTCTGCGCTGACCTGTCTTCGGGGTCCTCGGGGTACCAGTCCGGCACCAGTAACACAG ACTTGATGAAGGAGCACCTGATAGAGATCAGGTGTCTGAGacagaggctggaggactccatCCAGACCAACGAGCGCCTccggcagcagctggaggacagaCTGGCTCACCCCGCCTCTGagaaag GTGCTCCGACCAACATCTACATCCAGGGCCTGGACTCGGTCGGCCAGCTGTCCAGCGAGATCAGACTTCTGAAGGAAGAGAACGTCAGTCTGCAGAACCAGTTTAAACAGACCACCAGAG AGGGCAGCAAGGACGCGGATCAGCTGAGGAAGGCGCAGCTAGAGGCGGAGATGTGGGCGGAGCAAAGCAGGAAGCTGCATGCTGAGGCTGAAGCtcgaggtcaagaggtcacagAACTGAAACAGGACCGACAGAAGAACCAGGAAGCCGTCAACAG aCTCCAGCATGAAGTGAGCGTCCTCCAACATCAGCTCTGTGAGAGCCGCTGTCTGGTCCACTCTCTTCAGTCTGAGCTGCAGGTGCACCACCGAGTGTGTGGAGTCAACACGAACACATCCGCAG CAGGTCGGGCCAGTGACGGTGCCAAACTTGGACAGGgcactgtgacctttgaccccagagAGCTGCACCTTcacctggagcagcagctgagcggACAGGCCGACGCACAGCCTCGATCCAGGAGGCAGCTCTTCAACG AAAGTGTTCCCTCCCCCCCTGTGAGAGACACTGGGCTCATTAGTCCTTCCTCTCCTGGAGCAGCCGATCGAG cgtCGACCCTGCAGGGCCAGGCCCCCGACGGGTCCTTCGCCAACCGCCATGGCCGCCATGCAGTGGGCCACGTGGATGACTTCAAGGCTCTGCAGCAGCAGATCCTGGAGGGCAGCGCTCTCCTCCGCACGATGGAGACGGCATTTTATTCCCTGAGCGCCCCACAGGAGTTCAGCCTGCATCAG cccTCAGACCCGAGTTCTGTCAtcaagctgctgtctgacacTAAAACCTTACGAGAGATCCTGGAGGAGGCCGGCGCTCTGCTGCGGATGTTCTGGCGAGCGGCTCTTCCGACCTGCGAGGAAACAAAGCAG gatcAGTCTGTGGGGGAGGAGGTCGTCTCGCTCCGTCTGAAGCTCTCGGAGCACGAGCAGGCTCTAAAGGACGCCATGGAGAGCGTGAAGAGCTCCAACCGCACCAAAGATAGCATGGAGCACTTTATCGTGAGCCAAC TGTCCAGAACACGGGCCGTGCTGACGAAAGCAAAGACAAACATGCAG GAGAACGAGCTCAGGATCTCCTCCCTTCGCCACGCCTCTCTCCCCCGATCCgcctctttcccctcctcctcttcctccttcacctcttcctccttctcctcctcttcctcacacccCTGGCCCGGTCAAG GTGAAAACAAAGAAGGCTTCTGTGAGCTCGCCTTCTCTCCTGGTTGGGGTGTCATGAAGCCtcgggcctcctcctcctcctcctccttctcccccctgCAGTCCCGCGACCGTCTCTCCACCAGCGCCCCCTGCAGTCAGCCTTCCTGTAGTGCACCAGCCCCAAGCTCTTCATCCGGCATCTCACTGTTCGAGCAGAAAATGCAGTAA